TGGACCAGAACTTCTTCAAGTCCCTAGCCAAGAACCTAGTTTAGAAATTCGATATCCTCTTGGCTCGCGCAACCAAGTATATTTACATCGAAGATGCCCAAGCTGCCAAAATGGGAAGTTGGggagagaaaaggaaagaggTCAGGGATGAGGCCCCTTCAAGAAATAACGCACTAAGTTCAGGAACAAGAAGGCATCCTTCCACAGGATTCATTTTGTTTATACTCCTCTCATGATGCCTATCACCCAAGCCCTCATGGCGGTCGAAGGAAAAAGCCTGCTCACCCGCCCTCGATCATGGAGAGAGCAACCTTAGTGCCCAAAATCTAATATGTTTTTTCGTATTCACAATGATTACGGCTATACTACTAAAGAGTGTCGGCACTTATAGAATGAGATAGAAAGGTTCATTCAAAATAGGTACCTCTTAGCGTACGTCTGCTGGGAAAAGGCCTGGGGAACAAGACCCTACATCAAGCAAGAAGcaagcaaagaaaaataagtgaaggtctctctctctcaaaaccTCCACTCAACGAAGAACGTAAAACATCTTTGAAGGAAAACCTGAAGCCAACGACCCCCCTAGGAAGGGGGTCATACGGCTGATTGTAAGGGGACCTCTTGGAGGTGACTCCCACCATGCCAGAAAAGCACAAGTCAGAGAGGCATACAGCACAACCATAAAGGAAGTGTGTGAAGTCGGTACTATGGAGGATGCCCCCCTCATCCAAATCGGGAGGGCTGAACGTTCGAGTCCTAAAGGCCCCCACAACGATGTTGTAGTCATCACCGCGCTATTAGCAAATTACGAAGTGGGATGCATCTTCATAGGTTCAGGGAGTTCCACAGACATATTGTTTGGAGAAGCATACGATCAAATGCAGCTAGGAGACATCCCTCTGCAAGTAGTTAGTACCTCTCTTTACGGATTTGTATGGGAAGTAGTCCACCCAAAGCGCATGGTTTCACTCACTCTGACTTTGGGCACTGGCGCTACTCGAAGAATATGCCTATTAAAATTCCTAGTGGTGGATACTCCCTCGGCTTACAATGTCATTATGGGGTGGCCCACCTTCAATGCCTTCCAAGCTGTGATATCCACATAccacacaaaaattaaatttctcaCGACAGGGGCAGTAGGAGAAGTATAAGGGGACCCCCGCCAATCTTGTAAATAATATGTGGAAGTTGTGCTCAAGGACAAAAGAGAAGCAGGGATAAGAATCCCAAGGAGGTACCCTCCAACAAACAGGACAACGAGGCACCCTCTAGTCAATATGACAAGAAGCCACTTTCCGACGGGCACAATAAGGAAGCACCCCCCAGcaaacaccaaaaaaataatgccGAAAACGGTGAAAAGGAGAGGGCACATACCAAGGTCCAGCCAATGGAAGAACTAATGAATATCGAGATTGTACTTGGAGACTTGGGAGAATTCACACGCATTAATTCTCAACTAGAAGGTGCCACATGGGAAGAAATAACCGAATGCCTATGCCATAACGTGGATATCTTTGCATGGACTCCCGAAGATTTAGAAGCGATCGATCCAAATGTCATAACTCAACATCGATCCCCGCATGAAATCaattaaacaaaagaagagaCATTTTGGGCTTGAGAAAGACAAGATCATCCAAGCAGAAGCAGAAAAACTAATAACAGCTAGCGATATTGAGGAGATACAATTCCCCGAGTGGCTATCCAACGTGTTACCAGTACCCAAGCCCGGAGGGAAATTGGCCCAAAAGAGATTGACCCAAGAAGAAGTGTTAAGCCCACCAGCCCAAAGGAGAGCCAGCCCATCCAAGTCACCATCTTTGTCCAAGAACGGGATATCCTACAATCTGATTCGCTCAAAGGGGAGGCCCACTAGGCTCAACCCAAAAGGGCGCCCCCCATATCACAGTCCAATCAAGGAAGGGAGCCTACTTTGTCAATTATAGCCTAAGGTAGAAGCTTAGTCCGGAGGCCCCCAAAGCTAGTTTGTAGGAAGGAAGGTGGCTTCGAGAGATTGAACTCTTTAGCTTAAAAGGACCACTCACCTGGTAGGAGTCTGCACAAAGGAGTCCCCCTTCATCCATAGATTTGTTGCTGAAGGAACGGAGAAGGAGGAACCTTATCCACGAAATCTCGCCTTTCTCTTTGGCCATGCAGATTCCCCTTAGCAAGACTCCTGTTACAGGGGAACTCCTCCTATATAAATAGAGGAAGTACACCTCAGCAAGCCTCCTCTTACACATTCTGAAACTCTTCTTGATTCCATTCAATTGCTCTAATTCCGTGCTCTTATTTACagaattctcacttttatcataatttttcataataatttatttttatatttatctatttcttAAATTCAggactaacttaagcatcggagtactaacattttattttgcaggtcctCTTTCTCAAGAGCTTTCACTCAATTAGCCCAAATCAAACATTAAGATCTAAAAACTTTGGACCCGTGCTAAAACCGCAcgcatcatatatatacaaatatacatatgtataatttattgtttctcACAATTAATTGATAGGTTCTGTGTGCATCAAGCTTGCAACAACTGACTTCGAGCGGATTGAGAGATGTTTTGTCTCTCAAAGAACAAGTactctatttatttatcaattttctttttaagtttctCTATTGCTTTGACTTTTATGCTTCATTTAATGTAGGTGGTTGGTGAAAGATCGATAAAACGAATATCTTATTGATGATCCTGCCAAGGCTTTTACTATAAGTATATtactttgaaaataaaagattaaatgtgtAAGCTTCAGTATTGTGAATGTACCAAAgattgtcaaattattattaaatcattttaaatgTAGATTGAGGCACgagttcatttattttatcatcataTATCCAAAAAAGTTATTGTTGAATGTGTTGTTCTTACAAATGGCCAACTGGGAGTTCTACCTGGATTTGTGAAGGTGTATGTTGGGAAAGTTCACATTCCTAATGAGAAGTTATACCGACCGAGCAAAGATATTACTACCATTGGAGAAGTTGTTAACAGATGTGTCTATTAGAAGTTTGTGAATATAAGAAAATGTCTCTTTCCTTTCCATATGAAACTTTCCACACTTTTTCTAtttacttgtatttatttcGATTTTATAGTTACAATATTTCAGGTTATAGGGATTTGAACAAGATGCAAAGCTACTTTTTATCTATCATGTGTATGTTGGGTTgtagtatatgtatatggaactttaaaatttttgattgGCTAATGACTGAACTAAGAATTTATGTAATGTCATTTCCACAATTATGTAGTTAGTGGTAAGGGTTTGTATGGATAGAATTGGAATATGTACTTTTTTGTCAAGTAACACAAAagtttgtaatatatatatatatatatatatatatatgttagtatatatgtatgttgaCTAATTGTGTTATTTAGTGTAGgtacaaatatattagttgTATAATGTACAAGTTATCTTAcgatataatttaataatactttcaactatcactataaaaattatataaaaaataaaaataatgaatattaaaaattaccatctaaatatttgtagaaaatgcaaaataaaattttagtttaattactATGATAAATTGGTTGTGGTAAAAGTTGGTGTAATATGTTGTTGCTACAAATAGTGCTTCGTAGTAAAAGGTTAtgattttttggtaaatatttGCAACGAATTTGATGTCGTAAAGAAAGTTATATCCTCGTAGCAAATACTCAAGTAATGGCTACGACCCAACGATCGTAGCAAAAGATGgcgatttttttctttcttggctacaaattttaagttgtaacaaaagaaaatttttcgTAGCAAATAACCTTTTGCTACGAATTTTGGTCGTAGAGAAGCATTAGCTACGTCAATCTTCCCTACGTCCAAAATTcatagcaaaaatattttgctatGCGTTTTGACCATTTGCTACAATTTTAGATGGTAGTTAAAGACatttttttgtggtgtttatttaatttttttaatttgaaaagcataaaaagacaaaagacaaaaataaaataactacgAAATATCTTTATTCCGCGAGTTAATACAGAAGAATGCACTGATTGTGTTTTGGgtagaaaaaaagaagcagCAAAATTTAGAATCGAAAGAATTACCCACATTATATAAAAACTCATAGGTtaagaaaaacatatatttttcatttaaattaaaaaaagaacgaaaacaaataaacatgTATAGCTAAATttgagttatttaatattttattattaaaaaatatatatattattataatttttttaattatataatattattatgacgagtcgcgatttTAAATGGCGGCTCGTCAAGAAATAAAggcagaaaaatgaaaatttggccAAGTcgggattttatttttatacggaatagttttttttatctttattttatatcaccaTGGggataattgatactttaattttcatagagaatttttttaacatttctaTTATCACAGGTGGGGTCcctgaatttttttcaatagtgtaataacaactattatttattgtcattaAGTCATCATTATACATGagtcactaattatatttagtgaaaacttcatattttttgtcactaattcttactaataataatttttaaaaatgtaacaataattattaaaattatgaaattcattgttataaacaaaacaaaaattcttgtcactaaatatatctaattagtgacaattaaaaattgccactttattctttttattactaatcttttattttgtgtagTGTACATTTAATCCAAGATAAAATGCTATTAACCAAACATCCATATATAGACATCACTGTAAACATAGGACTAATTTAGAAACCTGTAAAATCATTGACTAATACAGACAATAAActgaattatatgtaaaagCCATTGTTCAAGACAAAAAGGAATGTggtcatcaatattttaataacaactattatttattgtcattaAGTCATCATTATACATGagtcactaattatatttagtgaaaacttcatattttttgtcactaattcttactaataataatttttaaaaatgtaacaataattattaaaattatgaaattcattgttataaacaaaacaaaaattcttgtcactaaatatatctaattagtgacaattaaaaattgccactttattctttttattactaatcttttattttgtgtagTGTACATTTAATCCAAGATAAAATGCTATTAACCAAACATCCATATATAGACATCACTGTAAACATAGGACTAATTTAGAAACCTGTAAAATCATTGACTAATACAGACAATAAActgaattatatgtaaaagCCATTGTTCAAGACAAAAAGGAATGTGGTCCAAGCAATATTATAGTTTGACTTGTCTTCTTTATTCAGCTGGTTTCTAGACAATACTGTCCCGATGAAAACATGCACAAGCAGTCAAACAGAATAGTCCAAACATGGTGGGCGCTGAAAATATAGTGGATTGGGTCATCCACCATATAAGGATGTTGTCGTCCTACGTGTGACAGATacaaatgtatatttttgtcaattgtGCATGATATTGTATGTGTTTTgttgggaaaaatgcaatgtTCGTTTTATATTTTGGGGTATCTTTTCagttcattttgattttaattttatagttaaggacagtaaatttttaaaaaacaataatttctacataaaaatgtcaatttcGCCCAAACAAAAAGCATTGTCACGTGTtaaatatgtgtttttttcgattaaaattgattttttcgacataatcaaatatgttattttttaattagaattattgtctttaataacaaaattaaaattgaagtggACTAAATGTGTCAACCTATCATAATTACtggatgaaaaatacatttttttcatgttttgtatgtttgtgtttctgtcaaatgtgtttgttttttttttctttgagcCTCCAATAGtttttttcggtaaaggtaatttttattaagtaaaaaaaacataatagtGCAATACAACTTGTTTAATCTAAACGGTTTCCTCGACAGGTCAAGGAATTCGCCATAAGCGGTAAAATGCACAAATTCTAATAGCAGTAGGTAATTTTACACTAAAAATCCTTTGGTGCACATCTTGGACCATTAGCGCACCCACAGTGCGTGTATCTCtatgtactccatcaaatcGCCTAATGTTGCGCTCAAGCCAGATATGGTTCACACATGAGGCCAAAAGAGCGCGGTAGGCCGTAGAAACATAGTGTTTGCCTCTCCATCTGCGAGCAGCCCAAACGACATCAGTAGCCCAAACTCGGTTTGCCCAATCAAATTGAAGTGTGTGTCGAATCACCGTCAAGCAGCCACGCGAATAAGTGCAGCgaaaaaaaagatgatcatGGGTGTCATTAGCACCATCAGAATAAAGTACGTAGGAACTATTAATATGAGACAACCAAGGCTTGTCCATAGTAGAGAGTCTACCAAGGATAGCCAGCCATAACACAAAAGCATGTTTAGGGGTTTTGAATCGGCCCATCaatagtgaagaccagcctaccttGGGTCCTTCACCCCATAGTGAACGAATCATCATAGCAATTGTTAGTTGTATCTCTTGACCGTCAAAAGATATGATCAGCCCCTCCATGGATGGGTGGAAGAGAATGCAAGACCTGTAGTGAGTGTCAGTGATAGAGGGCCAACACCATTGTCCACCTAAAAGGAAAACTGCAACCTTGTCCGTCTCCATAGCCTCCAATAGTTgcaaattatgagttttagcGACTTATAAACCCTAAAATTTTCCTCTTTTTATTGAAATGCTTTTCTAGTCAACCCACATTGCAAGCACGATGGATCTATCATGTAAATCTAGACAAACAAGGATGTAAACTAACGCCAATTCCACTATCGGGCAATCCTaccatatttttatgaactctCCACATCTTAGTAGGGCTCAttcattgatttatttattttaatattacaaaaaaataacaataaaaatataattaaaaataaaaaagtaattttttccCCTATGCCATCCTCGACTACGAGACGAGGTCAGACAgcaattttttagaattaaatttattattatttattataattattaatttaaataatttgctaattacaattaataataaatttaaaaatatataattaaaaaaaatataatcaattgttACATCCCAAAATATCCAACTAAAGAGTCGGACAAAAATCTTTTGAAGTACtaaatattgcaaaaatattacatatcaaaattttcgACCATAAAAGTCGGAAGAAAGTCATCCCATGTATCGGATATTGcaaattacatacaaaataataagagtCGGGAGAAAATCACCTCTTGAGGCAACATTCGtctaattcaaaaaaaataaaataaactaaacgTTGTGCCCCTCCACCTTCCCTAAGCTCTCAGGGGCTTTGTCACCACACGTAAGAGTTGTCTACTCTTCTTTATCCACATCAAAGCCGAAAAGAAGCGAatccctctaaaaatattttacactcCAAGTAGGGATAGAAATAAAAGTACCTCCCATCATTGATAAAGGAAGACAACTTGGCGATCAATCGCACGTTCAACAGCGCATAAAAATCCTCTAGTGTAACGGGGAGTCTCATCTCTTGAAAACAACATGGAAATCCCTCAAAACACATGAAAGAGTTCGATTTAAAAATCGCTAAATCAAATGTCATAACTCTGAATAACCTCTACCAATATAGTGTGgaagtaagaaaaaataaaagatacgTCATGATAGTGTGGTTGAGGCTCGAGCTCAAGGCACCACCAGCTCGAGGCTTAGTTAAGGTCAGTGCCTCAAGCTGGCTATGGCTACCCTTAGGGCCGCGTGCGTCTTTGTGCACCCCAACTAGTCGCGgtccaccaccacctcctcccCACCATTCGACCCAACGATTGTAGCCATCTTCAACAATAGTATTGGGCTTGAGTCATAAATCTTTTGGGCCTATTAACTTTTTCAGTATTAACCCAAATAGTTGTTCAAATTAACTCAAGGTCCAAAATACTTTTTACGTCTTTTTATTATCAGACGACTTACTCCTCCTAGTTCTAGTAACTCATCAAtatccatttatttataagggtaaaaaaataattttttacatgaaaGTCACACATTAAACACATACATTTTACCATGTTCTAAAACTCTCAACACCACTATAAATTACCCACTCTCTCTATCAAtactaaatttgaaaagcaATTATGTACcgagaatatttttttcgtGAAATCCTTTACTCAATCTCTAACCAAATCACAcatctttaaatataataatacaagaagcaatatcaatttatgataaaagatTCGAAATGCAAATTCTAATAACTTAGACCAGTTTATCAAACTCAAGTCTATGACACACGCAACAagttgatttatataattaattactatatatgtgaccctttaatttatattttaaaaacaatacatcattattaaaaaacttcaattttaatttaaaaaacaatcaatcatgtgataattataataggtGGCATCAATATTGAAAGAACTAAAGTTAGACCGATCAAATCTTGTACATATATGAAGTTTGAATAGGTCgtaattagtaatatttaagGAAGAGGGACGGCTTTCTAGAGTGGTTAAAGAAATACTCGACTCCCTTTACATCATTCAACcgcatcaatcacatttttctATGAGTCTATTTCAACTTCATTGAAAACCACTCCCACCTAGGTTAAACACATACATCCAGAACCCTACATCAAACAATGTAATAATTCACACACTacacatctctctctctctctatatatatatatatatatgtataggaCTGCATATTGGCAAGTTAACTAACAATGGCGGCAGCCTTCAGAGCTTGCAGCTACGCAGTATTCTTGACTGCTTTCTTTGCAACTTCTTCCATGGCCTCTGATCACTACTCCTATGATTATCAGCCGATCAAAGGCGTCTATTACCCTTCATGGGCTCAAGATTTCGGCCCTTCTTCCATCAACACGAAGCTCTTTACCCACGTCTACTACGCCTTCCTCTCTCCAAACAATGTCACCTTCAAGTTCCACGTAGACGACCAAGCACAGGCTCTCCAGCTCCTCAACTTCACGTCGACTCTTCGTGCTAAGAAGCCTCCCGTCAAGACCCTCTTCTCCGTCGGCGGGGCGGCCGAGGGGGCGGCGTTCTTTTCACGGATGGCGGCGGACCCGTCGTCGCGTGCAGCTTTCGTTCATTCGAGTGTAGAAGTGGCGAGGAAGTTCGGGTTTGATGGGGTAGATTTGGACTGGGAGTTTCCTCAAGACTCTACGGACATGCAGAACTTGGCATATTTGCTGGATGAGTGGCGGGTCGTGGTGGAGAAGGAGGCCGGAGCCACTGGTCGGCCGCCACTCCTCCTCACCGCCGCCGTGTACTACTCCGCCGACACTTTCCTTTCCGGCCCCGCCCGGGCTTATCCCTCGGTTTCAATCAGCAAGAACAGAACTTGGATCAATGTAATGAACTACGACTACCACGGCAAGTGGGACCCGACGGCCACAGGAGCTCAAGCGGCACTATTTGACCCGAAAAGTAACGTGAGCACGAGTTATGGGCTCGGGTCGTGGATCCGGGTTGGGGTGCCAAGAAGCAAGTTGATTATGGGGTTACCTTTGTATGGGAGGACGTGGCAACTGAAGGACCCTAGATTCCACGGAGTTGGTGCACCAGCAGTCGATGTGGGGCCGGGTCCGGATGGAGTGTTGACATATGCTGAGGTGGTGAAGTTCAATAGGGATCACAAGGCCAAGGTGGTGTATGACTTGGACACAGTGTCGGTGTACTCTGTAGCAGGGACTTCTTGGGTTGGGTACGATGATACTACGACAGTAACTGTGAAAATCGGGTACGCCCGTGGGCTTAAGCTTCGTGGGTACTTCTTCTGGGCTGTTACCGGTGATTATAAGTGGAGAATTTCAAAAAGAggtatatagttttttttttttttcttttttcttttcaagtaTGCATAACCATCTAAGTTTGAACTCGCCTCAATTGGTTATCTCCTAAAAAATACATTAGGAAAAATAGCatcttttattacataatttaggATTACTATACTTTTTGTCGTGTTAGTTATGGGATTATTATTTACAGTTAAGTTACAAAATAATCTcactttattttgattaaattcaaGCACTCAAAAAGTCGAAAAGTTAACAGTCACGTGCTTAATACATGCATTTTtcatcataatattaataacaaagtctgatgaaaaactaaaaaaatgagaatttttgtaattatagacTGGAAAGTAACatttttaatcccataattAGTTGGGGCCTTACTTCTGaaaattagcattttttatcGCATACACTTAACAACTGCATGGTCTTTTTCATTGAATATCTACGAAAATAtcatgggactaaaagtgttattttttaaaaattatggagtCAAAAAATGAGAATCCGATTTATGTCataggatgaaaaatattattttttcatttaagaaCAATTAATGGTAATCCCGTGGTTAATGGGacaaaaattaactaataccCATTTGGCCTTAAGATATAAgacgaaaaatacaatttctcCAAAGGTTGAAATGTATCGCTTTAATTTACATGTTTGGAATTTTTGACGTAGGGTATTTGGATTATGTTGTGTTTTGCAGCTTCGCAGTTATGGTCTATTTGAGACGGCGGACTCTTCTTGGTGAGCCTTCAAGTACAATGGTGGTTTTGGATAATGTAATggaattcattatttttgcaaGATTGTATGGTGATTGAAATGTTTAGAATAGTTGGGTTAATTTACATTTTCATCTAAATTTGTATTCCTTTTCATCCGTTAATTAGgttcatttcattttctcaaagggataaatgagtaattaaatatatggcAATATTACACCATTTGTCATATATACGGAAAAATAAGAACCTCATgtgatatatgtataaaaaattccctataaaaaataaaatatcaactaCACTCtctgtgatatgaaaaaaattcaaaaaaatcctaaaagCCAGAGTTGTACTACACGCGTATTGACTACGAATATAAATCtgaaaattctatttttttttacaattttgcccttctcttGTTGCAcccaatttaatatattatatattatatataatttaataaattctaaaataatagataaatattttatcgataataaaatattatttttataagtaaatatataattgtataattaatataatattttctttagttacataattaaattaattaattttttttcaaaaaaataagacaGCGACGACTACTGAAAGGAGGGCCTCCTCACCTGCTGTCGCCCAGCAGTGAGGGCAATCCCCTTCGCCTCCGTGCGACGGTGTTCCCCAAACAGGGGCGGCAGCAAGGGTAGGGGAAGGGGGGTGGCGATGGGGggtgattatattttttttaaataataattttatttttataatttataataatatatattataattttatctgaCATGCCATccaactcattttttaaagcCATGTATGACTAATAATCCCCAAAAGATATTCAATTGGCATGCTATGTTATTTtacatcaaaaattaaaatttcggCCATATAAggactaaattttattaattttaaaactcaatGGTCATATAGAAATGAGCATAATTATtagattgaaattaatatgaGGCATATTTAACAGACAAAAAAAAGTtcctatttaaaatttaaaatttatatattataaatatattataagtatattttaattaaatatacaattactCGTCATATATATGAAGACGCATTTTAGTCGTTACCCACAAAAAATTAGGctcatattatatatgatagaaaatcaatatttttagttttttgttttacgaaatttttaaatgatattaaaattaagaaaattccaatacatttagtcctagacttatatgatttttaaaatgatttcaaaattaaaaaaatcataaacgGGTAGTACCATGTCCaagttttcattaaaaaaaaaaatagattgcaaGAATACGTGCAATGTGTATGCCCGTTAACTTGGTTGCTCATATAATTAATGGAAACGCACATTGCACATGTCCTTATAgtctattttttgttagtaacTTGGACATGCGACTAAATGTGTcgaatatttctaattttataaaattattttaaattttttataaaatatagaattaaaaatattgaatgtccTATCCTATATGATTTAAAGTCCAGGATATCACAAaccaagaataatttgaatataacaaCCATATTTGAAACTATGTAAGGAAATATAAAGATCCAAAAAGATtgaattataacaataaattatatcgaattataacaataaattatataaagtaagaaattatacaacaacagaataaatttatgaagtaGAAATTAAGGCAATTATGAGTTCAAGAAAAACTTACTTGGATATCCGAATTGGTTTACAAAGAATCTACAGGAACTTTGTTTGATGTACAAAGATACTAATCATCCAAGacatcatatttttgtaagaaGTGAATGAAGAGGAAATAGATGAAGTACAATAGAAAGAACTTGAAAGAAGagatgaagaacaagagagagaacTTGAATGAAGCAAATGCTAGAAAGAGTGTGAGAATGGTTCTCCAGAATAAGTTGTATCCTTCTTCCCACAAATGCCTCCATTTATAGAAATGCTTGGCCTTCATCATATAGTTGAATTATTGCTGTTTGTGGCTGTCCATCAAACCTCCATAATGCTGCAAGTTGTCTGGAAAAGCTGATATGAATTTtcggattttttattttttgatttttgatttttttttcacatcataattacatcattttcTAAATGGAATTTGttacaacaataaaatttattacaataataataatttttacattaaactGAACTTCTACGGaattggactaaaaatgccgaaacaatcatcttcattttcatctccaaGGTGAATTGGTGGTGGTGAATCTTCCTTG
This Sesamum indicum cultivar Zhongzhi No. 13 linkage group LG5, S_indicum_v1.0, whole genome shotgun sequence DNA region includes the following protein-coding sequences:
- the LOC105162303 gene encoding acidic mammalian chitinase-like, which encodes MAAAFRACSYAVFLTAFFATSSMASDHYSYDYQPIKGVYYPSWAQDFGPSSINTKLFTHVYYAFLSPNNVTFKFHVDDQAQALQLLNFTSTLRAKKPPVKTLFSVGGAAEGAAFFSRMAADPSSRAAFVHSSVEVARKFGFDGVDLDWEFPQDSTDMQNLAYLLDEWRVVVEKEAGATGRPPLLLTAAVYYSADTFLSGPARAYPSVSISKNRTWINVMNYDYHGKWDPTATGAQAALFDPKSNVSTSYGLGSWIRVGVPRSKLIMGLPLYGRTWQLKDPRFHGVGAPAVDVGPGPDGVLTYAEVVKFNRDHKAKVVYDLDTVSVYSVAGTSWVGYDDTTTVTVKIGYARGLKLRGYFFWAVTGDYKWRISKRASQLWSI